From a region of the uncultured Desulfatiglans sp. genome:
- a CDS encoding conserved hypothetical protein (Evidence 4 : Unknown function but conserved in other organisms), whose product MKIDVLRLRAFGPFTDKLVDLSGDDFGLHILFGPNEAGKSTALRAMLGLLYGFGHKVEDAWLHDYKNLEVGGSLRLSDGSLLNLTRYKRRKNDLIDDETGKPVEQFQLDAVLGKMDRQAFEHAFGISHQSLRQGVESVLAAGGELGHALFAATSGLNILRQVMAGLDEKQDNLFRPRAQKAVINADLAEIERLNKELRSASASRQQWKKMKERLDELCAREAGAADRLEAMSSEISLLSRHRDALKHVTRRDELQKALADLGPVPDLVEDFGQRRVEAQVKMRTAELGEQNLRQELAEIEQSLETLTYDDDIISHAKIIEALAKQVGIHTTALADMKKLRGEIHRHQESAQGHIRLLRAGLTLEGIEDLRLSTADKSRIQRLGNRFAKLEEASGRAETDLQGAKAHLAAAKEDLDVLERPKETSSLEDSLDRAGGLGKIEEQLSHAQLEYRSALEQAEADLSALGLWSGELDALEKLAIPSAETMRGFETAFLELDQGIEDLKKEAARQNAELKKKQKALLDLTESGDLPSVEDLLSHRGMRERGWRSVRSVWLEEGEADQGFIDAVSSGSDLAGAYEKAVSIADETADILRRDAEDVARAQALKSAVQDLRDAVVANVRLQEAREKGRAVRWDEWEALWRPLDIAPLKPREMQAWAAKAEEIRRSALECRRKRMTAMQLKIDMERMAGELAARLKELNVPLPTAFDYTVLLDLARRTRRENDWLVKERERRESEIAGYERQINDSLQRKEECERDLKTWAAQWTQVVGKLGFSAGATPEDVNDFVLALDQVFGELEKARDKRQRIDGMQSNYEKYAIRVRDLLDKTAADLLAAEATEAITELNDRLTAEQSRFRDRKRFEEERRKKHAELLTIRNDLAAEREKLRLLCEEAQTDAPDRLPEIEKRAASKARLMVDLDTANERLAELASGQEFAAFVAEVQAHDPDELTARLARLNQEKSALQQEQKKWVEEIVLQRKELEAIGGESRAADIAERVAGLAGKVEADVEHYIRLKLSSLILARAIERYRQKNQSPVLDAAGRYFRTMTRGAFEGLRADYDEQGEPVIKALRPDGRTLMVHEMSDGSRDQLFLSLRMGGLEKHIKTSGPMPFIVDDVLVHFDDDRSAAALASMACLARNTQIIFFTHHQHLVDLAKATLRNGILHVHNL is encoded by the coding sequence ATGAAGATCGACGTTCTGAGGCTCCGGGCCTTCGGCCCCTTTACCGATAAGCTGGTGGATCTTTCCGGCGACGACTTCGGTCTGCACATCCTTTTTGGACCGAACGAAGCCGGGAAGAGCACCGCCCTGCGCGCCATGCTGGGGCTGCTGTACGGGTTTGGCCACAAGGTGGAGGACGCCTGGCTGCATGATTACAAGAATCTCGAGGTGGGCGGGTCTCTGCGGCTTTCCGACGGCAGCCTGCTGAACCTGACGCGGTACAAGCGGCGGAAAAACGATCTGATCGATGATGAGACCGGAAAACCCGTGGAACAATTCCAGTTGGATGCCGTTTTGGGGAAGATGGATCGCCAGGCGTTCGAACATGCCTTCGGCATTTCCCATCAATCCCTCCGCCAGGGGGTGGAAAGCGTCCTGGCGGCCGGGGGCGAGCTGGGCCATGCCCTTTTCGCCGCCACTTCCGGGCTGAATATCCTGAGGCAGGTCATGGCCGGGCTTGATGAAAAGCAGGACAACCTGTTTCGGCCCAGGGCTCAAAAGGCTGTTATCAATGCCGATCTTGCTGAAATCGAGCGTTTGAACAAGGAACTTCGCTCTGCGTCGGCCAGCCGGCAGCAGTGGAAGAAGATGAAAGAGAGGCTGGATGAGCTTTGTGCTCGCGAGGCCGGGGCCGCCGATCGTCTGGAGGCCATGTCTTCGGAAATCAGTCTTTTGTCCCGCCATCGCGACGCACTCAAGCATGTGACCCGTCGAGACGAACTGCAAAAAGCCCTCGCCGACCTTGGCCCTGTACCGGATTTGGTGGAGGATTTCGGCCAGCGCAGGGTCGAAGCCCAGGTTAAGATGAGAACCGCAGAATTGGGGGAGCAGAACCTGCGTCAGGAACTGGCGGAGATCGAGCAGAGCCTCGAGACGCTGACCTATGACGATGACATCATCTCCCATGCAAAAATCATCGAAGCTCTGGCGAAGCAGGTCGGCATTCACACGACTGCCCTGGCCGACATGAAGAAACTGAGGGGTGAAATCCACCGTCACCAGGAGTCTGCGCAAGGCCATATCCGTCTTCTGCGGGCCGGGTTGACCCTGGAGGGCATCGAGGACCTCAGGCTCTCCACCGCGGACAAATCCCGGATTCAGAGGCTGGGGAACCGGTTCGCCAAGCTGGAAGAGGCGTCCGGTCGTGCCGAGACAGATCTGCAAGGTGCAAAAGCCCATTTAGCCGCCGCCAAGGAGGATCTTGACGTCCTTGAAAGGCCGAAAGAGACGTCTTCATTGGAGGACAGCCTCGACCGCGCCGGGGGACTGGGAAAGATCGAAGAGCAGCTTTCCCATGCCCAACTGGAGTACCGTTCGGCTCTGGAGCAGGCCGAAGCCGATCTGTCGGCTTTGGGCCTGTGGTCCGGGGAACTGGATGCCTTGGAGAAGTTGGCTATTCCCTCTGCAGAAACGATGCGGGGCTTCGAGACGGCTTTCCTGGAACTGGACCAAGGCATCGAAGACCTCAAAAAGGAGGCAGCGCGTCAAAACGCGGAGCTGAAAAAAAAGCAAAAGGCGCTTTTGGATTTGACAGAATCGGGGGATCTGCCTTCGGTCGAGGATCTGCTCTCCCACCGCGGCATGAGGGAGCGGGGGTGGCGTTCGGTGCGCTCGGTCTGGCTGGAGGAGGGGGAAGCGGATCAGGGTTTCATCGATGCCGTGTCCTCCGGGTCCGACCTGGCGGGGGCTTATGAAAAGGCGGTCTCCATCGCGGATGAGACGGCGGACATCCTTCGCAGAGATGCAGAGGATGTGGCGCGTGCCCAGGCGCTGAAATCGGCGGTGCAGGATCTTCGCGACGCGGTTGTGGCGAATGTGAGGCTTCAGGAGGCCCGGGAAAAGGGCCGAGCCGTTCGCTGGGATGAATGGGAAGCCCTGTGGCGACCCCTGGACATTGCACCGCTGAAGCCCCGGGAAATGCAGGCATGGGCGGCGAAGGCCGAGGAGATCAGACGCAGCGCCTTGGAATGCCGAAGGAAAAGAATGACAGCCATGCAACTGAAAATCGACATGGAACGGATGGCCGGAGAATTGGCGGCGAGATTGAAGGAATTGAATGTGCCCCTTCCAACTGCTTTTGACTATACGGTTCTGCTGGATCTTGCGAGGCGGACCCGGCGGGAAAACGACTGGCTCGTCAAGGAGCGAGAGAGGCGCGAATCCGAGATCGCCGGCTATGAGCGGCAGATCAACGACAGTCTGCAGCGAAAAGAGGAGTGCGAACGGGACCTGAAGACCTGGGCCGCACAGTGGACCCAGGTGGTCGGCAAACTCGGGTTTTCAGCCGGTGCGACCCCGGAAGACGTCAATGACTTCGTTCTGGCGCTGGACCAGGTGTTCGGTGAACTGGAAAAGGCCCGTGACAAACGGCAGCGGATCGACGGCATGCAGTCCAACTATGAAAAATACGCCATCCGTGTAAGGGATCTACTGGATAAAACAGCCGCGGATCTCTTAGCCGCCGAAGCCACGGAGGCGATTACGGAGCTGAACGACCGGCTGACAGCGGAGCAGTCGCGGTTCAGGGATCGAAAACGGTTCGAGGAAGAACGGAGGAAAAAACATGCCGAGCTTCTGACAATCAGGAATGACCTGGCGGCCGAACGTGAAAAACTGCGGCTGTTGTGCGAGGAGGCGCAGACGGATGCGCCGGATCGGCTGCCGGAAATCGAAAAACGGGCGGCCTCGAAAGCCAGGCTGATGGTGGACCTTGACACTGCAAACGAACGTCTTGCGGAGCTTGCCTCTGGACAGGAGTTCGCCGCCTTCGTAGCCGAGGTGCAAGCCCACGATCCCGACGAACTGACGGCCAGACTGGCGCGATTGAACCAGGAAAAATCGGCATTGCAGCAGGAGCAGAAAAAGTGGGTCGAAGAGATTGTCCTGCAAAGGAAAGAACTGGAAGCCATCGGCGGAGAGTCCCGCGCGGCCGACATCGCTGAGAGGGTCGCGGGGCTGGCCGGGAAGGTCGAAGCGGATGTCGAGCACTACATTCGATTGAAGCTGTCCTCCCTCATTCTCGCAAGGGCCATCGAACGCTATCGGCAAAAAAACCAAAGTCCGGTGCTCGATGCCGCCGGCAGGTATTTCAGGACGATGACGCGGGGCGCCTTCGAGGGGCTCAGAGCGGATTATGATGAGCAGGGAGAGCCGGTCATCAAGGCGCTTCGGCCGGACGGGCGGACGCTCATGGTCCACGAGATGAGCGATGGGAGCCGCGATCAGCTGTTTTTGTCGCTGCGGATGGGGGGGCTCGAAAAACACATCAAAACCAGCGGTCCGATGCCCTTCATTGTAGATGATGTGCTGGTCCACTTCGATGACGACAGGTCCGCAGCCGCCCTCGCAAGCATGGCCTGCCTCGCCCGGAATACCCAAATCATCTTTTTTACGCATCACCAGCATCTGGTCGACTTGGCCAAAGCCACCTTGAGGAATGGAATCTTGCATGTGCATAACCTCTAA
- a CDS encoding Calcineurin-like phosphoesterase superfamily domain containing protein encodes MVTFVHAADIHLDSPLRGLFSYEGAPSVEEIRGATRQALDNLVNFILLEDVPLLLIAGDLYDGDWQDFNTGLYFASQMRRLAEAGVRVAIVRGNHDAANAMTKTLPLPDSVKVFKSRKPETWLLDDLGIAVHGQSYASAEVTANLAAAYPDPVDGKLNIGLLHCLTSGARGHLPYAPCTVDELASKGYDYWALGHVHRFSVLRETPRIVYAGCTQGRHIRETGRKGCVWVEADQGVLTTEFVPLDVVGWLVVVADVSGAESIQDAASLFGKALGVAIRGEGGRPCCVRGVLKGRCAAHGRLCSDPIALTAHLRAVASDVSGNTVWIEKVEVQTGPEADLQQLAQSDTPQGELLRYMDELAAHPEEIDLDLTDLRSKLAGSGLKIPLNDMKRVLEDAGALLLTALADAQSKQEAS; translated from the coding sequence ATGGTTACGTTTGTTCACGCTGCTGACATTCATCTGGATTCGCCCCTCAGGGGGTTGTTTTCTTACGAGGGTGCGCCTTCCGTCGAGGAGATCCGGGGCGCCACACGGCAGGCGCTCGACAATCTGGTCAATTTCATTCTCCTGGAAGACGTTCCGTTGCTGCTGATCGCAGGGGATCTCTATGACGGCGACTGGCAGGATTTCAATACCGGCCTTTACTTTGCCTCGCAGATGCGGCGCCTGGCAGAGGCTGGAGTGCGGGTGGCCATTGTCCGGGGCAACCACGATGCGGCCAACGCCATGACCAAGACCCTGCCCTTGCCGGACAGCGTCAAGGTGTTCAAGTCCCGCAAGCCCGAGACGTGGCTTCTGGACGATCTCGGGATCGCGGTCCACGGACAGAGCTATGCATCTGCGGAGGTTACGGCCAACCTGGCCGCTGCCTATCCGGATCCGGTGGACGGCAAGCTCAACATCGGCCTGTTGCATTGTTTGACCTCCGGCGCCCGGGGGCACTTGCCTTACGCCCCTTGCACGGTCGATGAACTGGCGTCCAAGGGCTATGATTACTGGGCCCTGGGCCACGTTCACCGTTTTTCGGTTTTGCGGGAAACGCCCCGCATCGTCTATGCCGGCTGCACGCAGGGTCGGCATATCAGGGAAACCGGCCGGAAAGGGTGCGTATGGGTCGAAGCGGACCAGGGGGTGTTGACAACCGAGTTCGTTCCCCTGGATGTGGTCGGTTGGCTTGTCGTCGTTGCAGACGTCAGCGGGGCTGAGAGCATTCAGGATGCCGCTTCCTTATTCGGCAAGGCCCTCGGCGTGGCCATCCGCGGCGAGGGCGGCCGGCCCTGCTGTGTGCGTGGGGTTTTAAAAGGGCGCTGCGCCGCTCATGGACGGCTTTGCTCCGATCCGATCGCGCTGACCGCGCACCTCAGAGCGGTTGCATCGGATGTTTCAGGAAATACGGTCTGGATCGAAAAGGTCGAAGTGCAAACCGGTCCGGAGGCGGATCTCCAGCAACTGGCGCAAAGCGACACCCCCCAGGGCGAACTGCTGCGCTACATGGACGAGTTGGCTGCCCATCCCGAGGAGATCGATCTGGACCTCACGGACCTCAGGTCCAAACTCGCAGGCAGCGGCTTGAAAATTCCGCTGAACGATATGAAGCGGGTGCTGGAAGACGCCGGAGCCTTGCTGCTGACTGCTCTTGCGGATGCCCAAAGCAAGCAGGAGGCGTCATGA
- a CDS encoding hypothetical protein (Evidence 5 : Unknown function), whose product MEMVHAMMDVCTDFCVEDLEICTAEFLISKTPTRNVAGRFHGYVCSRC is encoded by the coding sequence ATGGAAATGGTGCATGCCATGATGGACGTCTGCACAGATTTCTGTGTGGAAGATCTTGAAATATGCACAGCAGAATTCTTGATTTCGAAAACGCCAACACGCAATGTGGCTGGGAGGTTCCATGGTTACGTTTGTTCACGCTGCTGA
- a CDS encoding hypothetical protein (Evidence 5 : Unknown function), whose amino-acid sequence MNHGMGHRLKQYHVILKLQIRSFNMVKNLLFVVAILSLCNACASKTPFVYNPPPIGANRSGSLSISLDRLDDRRQGDTDIDAIFEQHPVEEIDRIIEHEMISTGLFSSVVRPDSRAEGETGFMESNETDLHADLDLLMLQWECPDGDEIAATTVVLSALTGVVGGLIYACTETYVIGTAHMDLKLTDVKTGDLLFEKTYIADYNHPCSKIKFDHPTTKAEAIGGSVQVLMQEFKADLNSLLGGKAFQSAGISRTCE is encoded by the coding sequence ATGAATCACGGCATGGGGCATCGGCTGAAACAGTATCACGTTATCCTGAAACTGCAAATAAGGAGCTTTAACATGGTAAAAAATCTGTTATTCGTCGTGGCGATTCTTTCTCTCTGCAATGCCTGTGCAAGCAAGACCCCTTTCGTCTACAACCCTCCCCCTATCGGTGCAAACCGCTCGGGAAGCCTCTCGATCAGCCTGGATAGACTGGATGACCGGCGGCAGGGTGACACCGATATCGATGCCATCTTCGAACAGCACCCTGTCGAGGAGATCGATCGCATCATCGAGCACGAAATGATAAGCACCGGCCTTTTCAGCAGCGTCGTGCGGCCCGACTCCAGAGCCGAGGGTGAAACGGGATTCATGGAATCAAACGAGACCGACCTGCACGCAGACCTGGACCTCCTCATGCTGCAATGGGAGTGCCCGGATGGGGACGAAATCGCGGCTACAACGGTTGTCCTCAGTGCGTTGACGGGTGTGGTGGGAGGATTGATCTACGCCTGCACCGAGACCTATGTCATCGGAACAGCCCACATGGATCTGAAATTGACTGACGTGAAAACGGGTGATCTGCTCTTCGAAAAGACCTACATCGCCGACTACAATCATCCATGCTCCAAGATCAAATTCGATCATCCAACCACAAAGGCTGAGGCCATCGGTGGATCGGTTCAGGTGCTCATGCAGGAATTCAAAGCGGATCTGAATTCACTGCTTGGCGGCAAGGCATTTCAATCAGCCGGAATTTCGAGAACCTGCGAATGA
- a CDS encoding putative LPS biosynthesis related glycosyltransferase (Evidence 3 : Putative function from multiple computational evidences): MLCVNFAKWWPNFSPERNFLVNALRMHFDVEIAANPDILFFSVFQGELPAGDYLKVFYTGEASRPDMSAADWAFSYEYDEDFHHPRHLRVPLYAIEIDGRAFRDDWGRELVKTGDYADRIMAERRRDFCAYVAYKDAWARCAMFDRLAAYHRVVAPGLSRNNAPPISDGDPGRSRGNGEFQALKCRFFQTFRFALVFENRSYRGYTSEKLVDAMRAGCIPIYWGNPAVAREFNPRSFINVSDYEAAESARFPGWLKRIPFFYKVFWRYCIMPRAMDRAASVVREMDTDPGLQRAVLAEPWFHKNQPNRYFDPSPLNQRMREIGESALARRQEGRRVPR; encoded by the coding sequence GTGCTGTGTGTAAATTTTGCAAAATGGTGGCCGAATTTCAGCCCCGAGCGAAACTTTCTGGTCAATGCCTTGCGAATGCATTTCGACGTCGAGATCGCGGCGAACCCGGATATCCTGTTCTTTTCGGTATTCCAAGGCGAACTGCCTGCGGGCGACTATTTGAAGGTCTTCTATACGGGTGAGGCCAGCCGTCCGGACATGTCGGCAGCCGATTGGGCATTTTCTTACGAATACGATGAAGATTTTCATCACCCTCGTCACCTCAGAGTACCGTTATATGCCATCGAGATCGACGGCCGCGCTTTCCGCGATGACTGGGGGCGGGAGTTGGTCAAGACTGGAGACTACGCCGACAGGATCATGGCGGAAAGGCGTAGGGACTTTTGCGCCTACGTCGCATACAAGGATGCCTGGGCCCGCTGTGCCATGTTCGATCGGTTGGCGGCATACCACAGGGTTGTCGCCCCGGGGCTCAGCAGGAACAATGCGCCGCCGATTTCGGACGGGGATCCCGGGAGGTCAAGGGGGAATGGAGAGTTTCAGGCCCTCAAGTGCCGCTTTTTCCAAACGTTCCGGTTCGCCCTGGTCTTCGAGAACCGCAGTTACCGCGGTTATACTTCGGAGAAGCTGGTCGATGCCATGAGGGCGGGCTGCATACCGATTTATTGGGGCAATCCCGCGGTGGCGCGGGAATTCAACCCGCGGAGCTTTATCAACGTCAGCGACTATGAGGCCGCGGAATCCGCCCGCTTTCCCGGATGGCTCAAACGAATCCCATTCTTCTATAAGGTGTTTTGGAGATATTGCATCATGCCCCGTGCCATGGATCGGGCCGCAAGCGTCGTGCGGGAAATGGACACCGATCCCGGGTTGCAGCGTGCGGTGCTCGCCGAACCGTGGTTTCACAAGAATCAACCGAATCGGTATTTCGATCCATCACCGCTGAACCAGCGGATGCGGGAGATCGGGGAGTCCGCGCTGGCGCGCAGGCAAGAGGGGCGAAGGGTACCCAGATGA
- a CDS encoding hypothetical protein (Evidence 5 : Unknown function), with protein sequence MSASAAQESEPLFPGTSKAAKLMESSRVDLHTDLDLFMLEWKYRNGSEI encoded by the coding sequence TTGTCTGCTTCTGCGGCGCAGGAAAGCGAACCCTTATTTCCCGGCACTTCGAAGGCGGCGAAACTCATGGAATCCAGCCGTGTTGACCTGCACACGGACCTGGACCTTTTCATGCTGGAATGGAAGTACCGGAATGGAAGTGAAATTTGA
- a CDS encoding GCN5-related N-acetyltransferase — protein MFHEGVPEGSLPFGKKFFRSITGSRRGNMSREKIAIRRMEGDEVELALEWAAQEGWNPGLYDAECFYAADPRGFFMAEIDGEPAGCISAVAYDENFAFAGFFIVREDVRHLGIGMMLTRKAMEYLGDRTVGGDGVVGMLPKYEQIGFRIAHQNARYEGVGASSGRPLSDLRELPFSELERYDRRFFPASRTAFLERWITRPGTRGCAATVDGRVAGYGVIRPCRVGFKIGPLFADAPQVAEDLFRSLTGFAAGEKFFLDIPVCNPFARELAERHAMQKVFETARIYKGDAPRLPLEGIYGITSFELG, from the coding sequence ATGTTCCATGAGGGCGTTCCCGAAGGTTCGTTGCCATTCGGAAAGAAGTTTTTTCGATCGATTACAGGATCACGCAGGGGAAATATGAGCAGGGAAAAGATCGCGATCCGGCGCATGGAGGGGGATGAAGTCGAACTGGCCCTCGAGTGGGCTGCGCAGGAAGGCTGGAACCCCGGCCTATACGACGCCGAATGTTTTTACGCCGCTGATCCGCGCGGCTTCTTCATGGCCGAGATCGACGGTGAGCCGGCTGGCTGCATCTCGGCCGTCGCCTATGACGAGAATTTCGCGTTCGCGGGATTTTTCATCGTGCGTGAGGATGTACGGCACCTCGGAATCGGTATGATGCTCACCCGCAAAGCCATGGAATATCTCGGCGACCGCACCGTGGGGGGCGACGGGGTGGTGGGGATGCTGCCAAAGTATGAACAGATCGGGTTCCGCATTGCGCATCAGAACGCGCGCTATGAAGGGGTCGGGGCCTCTTCCGGCCGGCCTCTCTCCGATTTGCGCGAGCTGCCGTTCAGCGAACTCGAGCGATATGACCGCCGTTTTTTCCCCGCCTCCCGCACGGCCTTTCTGGAGCGGTGGATCACCCGGCCGGGAACCAGAGGCTGCGCTGCGACCGTCGACGGGCGCGTGGCCGGCTACGGGGTCATCCGTCCATGCCGGGTCGGTTTCAAAATCGGACCGCTTTTTGCGGACGCACCCCAGGTCGCTGAAGACCTCTTCCGATCCCTGACGGGATTCGCCGCGGGCGAAAAGTTTTTCTTGGACATTCCCGTCTGCAACCCGTTTGCGCGCGAACTGGCCGAGCGGCACGCCATGCAGAAGGTGTTCGAAACGGCCCGGATCTATAAAGGCGATGCCCCGCGGCTGCCCCTGGAGGGCATTTACGGGATCACCAGCTTCGAACTGGGTTGA
- a CDS encoding hypothetical protein (Evidence 5 : Unknown function): MATVTKFEDDVNKKFQKRNVSAKSEMKPDPAFRFSFLIAALLLTSRSGATG; the protein is encoded by the coding sequence TTGGCAACTGTAACCAAGTTCGAGGACGATGTTAACAAAAAATTTCAAAAGAGAAATGTGTCTGCAAAATCAGAAATGAAACCGGATCCGGCCTTTCGGTTTTCATTCCTGATCGCTGCCCTCCTTCTCACATCGAGATCCGGGGCTACCGGGTGA
- a CDS encoding Alkyl sulfatase: MKFRSGLMFLLSAFLWISVASAIEPSKGSGYSHWTTAKGIRAHHGTNPVKQFDPAVVAVNPQLEQLYHDFSPAQIFYVTGGVYVARGYNRDNPVLIDGPQGLIVIDPGESIRAAEVVKAAFNAHLGNIFSRKPVSAIIYTHHHDCHIHGASVFAGENTVIIGHENLMETLFYDWYSQLYPSRLVSGAEMSGSLFAHDRHWFAGGGLFARQIHGDSGFLPPTLTVRDRLDINIAGVDMRLFSAPGETRDVLVIWLPHHRTLVQIANLYEAFPAITTLRGAYPRDPLSYISSIDLYRSLEPEYLVLIHGPNPVQTGKNTINRIFTNYRDAIQFVHDQTVQYMNKGLTPGEIAALVKLPPHLAGDSFLQEVYGEIDRNIYEIFWWYRGSFSGRCRDLFSQSPQEEAEMTAELAGGIEALAQKAAQLLDMGKLEWALELADNVLLLDPFNAGAQLTKNEAMLSLAEETLNAQKRNYLLSEYLLETGQAGDNLKQITSNPKLAFANIDDHIVPIMPMDALFRIMAVSLNAAESLETDNTIDLCLTDLHGPMPECEEKDKILGICVQSLFSPPEPLHYALHVRRGILEVQAGTPEGSEFGIITDSLNWKNLVLGKLLPEEAVSSGKVVLKGADPLEFYAFMALFD, encoded by the coding sequence ATGAAATTCCGCAGCGGCCTCATGTTCCTGCTCAGCGCCTTTCTCTGGATATCCGTCGCATCCGCCATCGAACCTTCGAAAGGATCCGGTTATTCTCACTGGACCACGGCGAAGGGCATCCGCGCTCATCATGGGACCAATCCAGTAAAACAATTCGATCCTGCCGTGGTGGCTGTCAATCCACAACTGGAGCAGCTCTACCATGATTTTTCCCCAGCCCAGATCTTTTACGTCACGGGCGGGGTCTATGTCGCCCGTGGCTACAACCGGGACAACCCTGTCCTGATCGATGGCCCGCAAGGCTTGATCGTGATCGATCCAGGGGAGAGCATCCGAGCGGCCGAAGTCGTCAAGGCCGCCTTCAATGCCCATCTGGGAAACATCTTTTCCAGAAAACCCGTCAGCGCCATTATTTACACGCACCACCATGACTGCCACATCCATGGTGCGTCCGTCTTTGCAGGCGAAAACACCGTGATCATCGGACATGAAAACCTGATGGAGACCTTGTTTTACGACTGGTATAGCCAGTTGTATCCCAGCCGGCTCGTCAGCGGAGCGGAGATGTCAGGGTCTCTCTTCGCCCATGATCGGCACTGGTTTGCCGGAGGCGGTCTTTTCGCGAGGCAGATCCACGGAGATTCAGGCTTCCTCCCGCCTACGCTGACCGTCCGTGACAGGCTGGATATCAACATCGCAGGCGTCGATATGCGCCTGTTCTCCGCACCGGGCGAAACGCGCGATGTTCTGGTCATCTGGCTGCCGCACCACAGAACGTTGGTGCAGATAGCCAACCTCTACGAGGCCTTCCCGGCCATTACGACCTTGCGGGGGGCTTACCCGCGCGATCCCTTGTCCTACATCAGCAGCATAGACCTTTACCGCAGCCTCGAACCGGAATACCTGGTCCTGATCCATGGCCCCAACCCGGTCCAGACCGGCAAGAATACCATCAACCGCATCTTCACCAACTATCGGGACGCCATCCAGTTTGTCCACGATCAGACAGTGCAATACATGAACAAAGGGCTGACGCCCGGAGAGATTGCAGCCCTTGTCAAATTGCCTCCACACCTTGCCGGCGACTCCTTCCTGCAGGAAGTTTACGGGGAAATCGATCGGAACATCTATGAAATTTTCTGGTGGTATCGGGGCTCCTTTTCAGGCAGATGCAGGGACCTCTTTTCGCAATCCCCCCAGGAAGAGGCGGAGATGACGGCAGAGCTTGCAGGAGGCATCGAAGCACTGGCGCAAAAAGCGGCCCAGCTTCTCGACATGGGAAAGCTCGAATGGGCCCTGGAACTTGCCGACAACGTCCTGCTCCTCGATCCGTTCAACGCTGGGGCACAGCTCACCAAAAACGAGGCGATGCTCTCCCTGGCCGAGGAAACCTTGAACGCCCAGAAACGCAACTACCTCCTCTCCGAATATCTTCTGGAGACCGGGCAGGCAGGGGACAACCTCAAACAAATCACCAGCAATCCAAAACTCGCCTTTGCCAACATCGATGATCATATCGTCCCCATCATGCCCATGGATGCGCTGTTCAGAATTATGGCCGTCTCTTTGAACGCTGCCGAATCCCTTGAAACAGACAATACTATCGATCTTTGCCTCACTGATCTGCATGGACCCATGCCCGAGTGCGAAGAAAAGGACAAGATTCTCGGCATCTGCGTGCAGAGCCTCTTTTCCCCGCCTGAACCGCTTCATTATGCCCTGCATGTCCGCCGGGGCATCCTCGAGGTCCAGGCCGGCACCCCCGAAGGCTCCGAGTTCGGCATCATCACCGATTCCTTGAATTGGAAGAACCTGGTGTTGGGAAAACTGCTCCCCGAGGAGGCCGTCTCAAGCGGTAAGGTGGTGCTTAAAGGGGCAGATCCCCTTGAATTCTATGCTTTCATGGCCCTTTTCGATTAA
- a CDS encoding 4Fe-4S ferredoxin iron-sulfur binding domain-containing protein — protein MNMQGKKSFAMVDYEKCEPRKCSPDEGICAAAAACTHRVMKQIDGRFEPPIVFQDLCMGCWDCIEACPLEAVQIKHIT, from the coding sequence ATGAATATGCAGGGTAAAAAGTCATTTGCAATGGTCGATTACGAAAAGTGCGAGCCCCGGAAGTGCAGCCCCGATGAGGGGATATGCGCCGCGGCGGCGGCTTGCACCCACCGGGTGATGAAACAGATAGACGGCAGATTCGAGCCGCCCATCGTCTTTCAGGACTTGTGCATGGGATGCTGGGATTGCATCGAGGCCTGCCCACTGGAGGCCGTTCAGATCAAGCACATCACCTGA
- a CDS encoding membrane hypothetical protein (Evidence 5 : Unknown function), with product MQGETGLSVVIARIASIIYLAAAAGALFSRSHYRRLIEDFYRNAALVYLAGFMAVVLGFLMVSSHNLWVKDWRVLITILGWLALIKGVLLISFPGFVQGYSRPFFGERGLMWLPLAAVPLGLLFGYFGFLY from the coding sequence ATGCAGGGAGAAACCGGACTTTCGGTGGTCATCGCGAGGATTGCATCCATCATCTATCTCGCGGCTGCGGCAGGCGCCCTCTTTAGCCGGAGCCATTATCGCAGGCTGATCGAAGACTTCTACAGAAACGCCGCCCTGGTCTATCTGGCGGGTTTCATGGCCGTCGTCCTTGGATTCCTCATGGTGAGCAGCCACAACCTCTGGGTGAAAGACTGGAGGGTTCTGATCACCATTCTGGGATGGCTGGCCCTGATCAAGGGCGTGCTCCTCATCTCCTTCCCGGGGTTCGTCCAGGGGTATTCCAGGCCTTTTTTCGGGGAGCGGGGCTTGATGTGGCTTCCACTTGCAGCAGTTCCATTGGGGCTCCTCTTCGGATATTTCGGCTTCCTGTACTGA